The genomic region GGCCGGGCGGTGATCTCCTACATGGACATCCGCACCGACTGCAAGGGGACCGAGGAGTACTGCCAGCGAAACATCGAGGACGGCGGTCTGGTGTACATCCGGGGGCGCGTCTCCAAGGTGTGGCGCGAGGGCGACCGGCTGGCCCTGTGGACCGCCGACACCCTCACCAACGAGAAGCTCGAGCTCACGGCGGATCTCGTGGTGCTCGCCATGGCCGTGGAGCCCTCTCCGGGGTACGAGGAGGTGGCGAGCCTGTTTCGGGCCAGCGTCGACCAGAACGGGTTCTTCCAGGAGAGCCACATCAAGCTGCGGCCCGTGGAGAGCTCCACCCGGGGCGTGTACCTGGCGGGCGCCGGCCAGTACCCAAAGGACATCACCGACTCGGTGGCCCAGGCCCTGGCCACGGCCTCCAAGGTGCAGAGCCTCTTCGCCAACGAGGAGCTCGCCCAGGACCCCCTGGTGGCCCGGGTCGACCCCGACATCTGCTCCGCCTGCGGCCTGTGCGTGCCCATCTGCCCCTACGGTGCCCGGGAGCTCGACGAGCGGGTGCGCATGAGCCGGGTGAACGAGGCGCTGTGCCAGGGCTGCGGCGCTTGCGTGGCGGTGTGCCCCAACAAGGCCTGTCAGCTCAAGAACGACAGCCCCGTGCAGGTGATCGGCGAGATCGAGATCTTCACCGAGCCCGAGGGCGAGGCCGCCTGCGGGTAGCAAGGGTTTGTCGGACGCGTCCGACAGGAGTTCAAAGGAGCACCATGCATCCTTTTGCCAAAGAGATCCAAGAGAAGAGCGGGCAGAACCTCTCCCGCTGCTACCAGTGCAAGAAGTGCACGGGGGGCTGCCCCACGGTCTGCTGGTTCGAGTGGCCCAACCACGGCGTGGTCCGGATGGTCCAGAAGGGCATGAAGGAAGAGCTCCTGGGCTCGAAGGCCATCTGGATGTGCGTCACCTGCGAGACCTGCGGCACCCGGTGCCCCAACGGCATCTACCTCTCCCCCATCATGGACGCCCTGCGCTGCCTCGCGGTGGAGGAGGGCCGGCCGCTCCCCGAGCCCGCGGTGATCGCCTTTCACCGGGCCTTCGTGGGCAGCGCCAGGCGCTTCGGCCGGGTCCACGAGGCCACGATGCTCGCGGAGTTCATGTGGAAGAGCAAGATGTTCCTCCAGAAGGGTTTCGTGGGCGAGGCCCTCGGGGGCGCGAAGCTCTTCGCCAAGGGGAAGATCCCGCTGATGCCCTCCTCGGTGAAGGGCAAGGCCCAGGTGGCGAGGATCTTCGATGAGTCGGGGTTGAAGCTGTGAGGCGCGCGTTGCTCGTTGCGCGTTGCACGTTGGAGCGCGGCGCCGGCGGGGCTGAGAGCCGGCGGTGCAGAGGATGAGCATGGAATTCAGCTATTACCCGGGCTGCACCGCCCACTCCACGGGCTGGGAGTTCAACGCTTCGACGGTGGGGGTGTTCGAGGCGCTGGGCTACGGCCTTACGGAGATCGAGGACTGGAACTGCTGCGGCGGGGCCTCGGCCCACAACGTGAACCACTTCGTGGGCCTGGGGCTTCCGGCCCGCAACCTCGCCATCGCCCAAGCGGCGGGCAAGGACCTCGTCATCCCCTGCGCGGGCTGCTACAACAACGTGAAAAAGGCCAAGACGGCCTTCGAGGATGGGGGCGCGGACGCGGACCGGCTCTCCCGGGTCTTGGACTTCGCGTGGCAGGGAAGGGTGGAGGTGCTCTCCCTGGTGGACTGGCTGGAGCGGCCGGGGGTGATCGACCATCTTAGGAGCCGGGTGAAGAAGCCGCTTGCGGGCCTCAAGGTGGTGGCCTACTACGGGTGCCAGCTCGTGCGGCCCCAGCGGGTGACCGGGCGCAGTTCCTTCGAGAACCCCACGGTGCTCGAGGCGGCCTGCGAGGCGGTGGGGGCCACGGCGCTCGACTGGTCCTACAAGGTGGACTGCTGCGGGGCGGATCTCGCCTTCGGCCACGGCGACCGGGCCCAGGCGCTCTGCACCCGGCTCGTGACCCAGGCCCGGGAGGCCGGCGCCGACGCCATCGTCGTCTCCTGCGGCCTGTGCCAGATCAACCTGGACATGCGCCAGAGCGGGATGAACTTCCCCATTCTCTACATCACCGAGGTCCTGGGGGAAGCCCTCCAGCTCCCCGGCCGCGAGAAGTGGTGGAAGAAGCACATCGTGGACCCCTCGAAGCTGTTTCGGTGAGCGAGGTCATGGCGGAAGCACGGCGCCAGCCCCAGTACGTGACGGATGAGAAGGGCGAGCGGGTGGGGGTGATCCTGCCCCTGGCCGACTACCAGGAACTCTTGGAGGACCTGGAGGATCTGGCGGTCGTGGCTGAGCGGAGGGACGAGCCTACGCTGAGTCACGAAGAAGTGATGGAACAGCTCAAGCGGGATGGCCTCCTCTAGCGTCCGCTGGAAGCGTTCGGCGCTGAGGGAGCTCAGGGTTCTGCCCAAGGACGTTCTTCGTCGCGTCCTCGAGCGCGCGGAGCGGCTGGCCGACGATCCGTTTCCGGAGGGCGTGCGGAAACTCGCCAGCGCTGAGCACACGTATCGGCTGAGGGTTGGCGGCTATCGCATCGTGTACAGCGTGCAGTCCTCGTTGCTGACCATCGAGATCATCCGGGTGGGGCACAGGCGCGAGGTTTACCGGTGAGCACGGAGCAGCCAGAAAGAGCGATGCAAGTGAACACGGATCCCAAGAACACAGCCCTGGTGGTCGGCGGCGGCCTGGCGGGCATGCAGGCATCGCTCCTGCTCGCGGAGCGGGGGCACCGGGTGGTGCTGGTCGACAAGCGGCCCGCCATCGGCGGCTTCTTCCCGCTGCTCGACAATCAGTTCCCGACCCAGTCCTGCGGCGTGTGCTTCATGGCGTGCGACACGCCGACCTACTGCCCCTTCGTGCAGTGCGAGCTCCACGAGAACGTGGAGATCCTGCCCTACACCTCGGTGGTCTCGGTGGAGGGGCAGGCGGGCGCCTTCCGGGTCGTGGCGGCCCAGAAGGCGTCCTGTGTGGACCCGGACAAGTGCACCGACTGCGGCGCCTGCGAAGAGGTCTGCCCGGTGGAGGTGACCCGTGAGTTCGGGGACGGGCTCGAAAAGCGAAAGGCGATCTTCAAGTACTACCCCAAGGCCGTCGCCAAGGCCTACGTGGTGGACCCCGACTCCTGTACCCGGTGCGGCAAGTGCGTGGAGGCCTGCGACCCGGGCGCCATCGACCTCGACGCCCGGCCGGTGGACCACGAGATCGAGGCCGCCTCGGTGGTGCTTGCCCCCGGGGCCGACGTCTTCCCCACGAGCCGCAAGGAGGAGTACGGCTTCGGGCGCTACCCCGACGTCCTCTCCGCCGTGCGCTTCGAGCGCATGCTCTCGACCGGAAGCCCCTCGAGCGGCCGGCCCGTGCGCCCCTCCAGCGGCGCTGCACCGAAGAGCCTGGCGTTTGTCCAGTGCGTGGGCAGCCGCGACGCCGAACTCGGCCAGGGGCACTGCTCGTCCGTCTGCTGCATGTTCGCCCTGAAGCAAGCCTTCTTCGCGAAGGAACGCTGTCCCGATCTCGATGTCACGGTCTACTACATGGACCTTCGCACCTTCGGGAAGGACTACGAGGCCTACCTGCGCCGGGCAGAAGCCATGGGCATCCGATTCGTGCGGGCCATCCCCTCGGTGATCCGGCAGGTGCCCGGGACCCGGGAGCTCCTGCTCCAGATCGCGGACGAAGCGGGCAGGGCCGCCGAGGCGAAGCACGACCTCGTGGTGCTCTCCTCGGGCTTCTGCGAGACCGACGAGACCCGAAGGCTCGCCGTTGCCTTCGGGGTGGACCTGGCCGAGGGCGGATTCTCCGGCGGGCCCGAGTTTGCCCCCTGCGAGACCAACGTGCCGGGCGTTTACTCCTGCGGCGCGTTTCGCGACCCCAAGGACATCCCCGAGAGCACGGCGGAGGGTGCCTGTGCAGCGGGCCTCGCGGCCATCGACCTCGCCCCGGCCGCAGACGCCGGGGAGCCCGACATGCCAACCCCCGCGGATTTCCGGGCCGAGGCGCCGAAGGTCGGCGTGTTCCTGTGCATCTGCGAGGGGTTCAACGAGCAGAAGGCCGACTTCGGGGCCCTGGCCCAGGCGGCCAAGGCCCTGCCCGGAGTGGCCTTCGTCCACACCGCGTCCCACGCCTGCTCCAAGGCCGGCATGGACGAGATCCGGCGGGTCTTTGGCGAGAGGGAGCCCAACCGGGTGGTGCTCGCCGCCTGCTCCTACCGGATCGTGGAGAAGCTCTACACCCACATGTTCCGCCACATGGGCGTGCACCCGGGCGTCCTCACGGTGGCGAACCTGCGGGAGGCGTGCCTGGAGAACCCCCTGGGCAAGGGTTCCGGGGAAG from Thermodesulfobacteriota bacterium harbors:
- a CDS encoding 4Fe-4S dicluster domain-containing protein, with translation MHPFAKEIQEKSGQNLSRCYQCKKCTGGCPTVCWFEWPNHGVVRMVQKGMKEELLGSKAIWMCVTCETCGTRCPNGIYLSPIMDALRCLAVEEGRPLPEPAVIAFHRAFVGSARRFGRVHEATMLAEFMWKSKMFLQKGFVGEALGGAKLFAKGKIPLMPSSVKGKAQVARIFDESGLKL
- a CDS encoding CoB--CoM heterodisulfide reductase iron-sulfur subunit B family protein, with the protein product MEFSYYPGCTAHSTGWEFNASTVGVFEALGYGLTEIEDWNCCGGASAHNVNHFVGLGLPARNLAIAQAAGKDLVIPCAGCYNNVKKAKTAFEDGGADADRLSRVLDFAWQGRVEVLSLVDWLERPGVIDHLRSRVKKPLAGLKVVAYYGCQLVRPQRVTGRSSFENPTVLEAACEAVGATALDWSYKVDCCGADLAFGHGDRAQALCTRLVTQAREAGADAIVVSCGLCQINLDMRQSGMNFPILYITEVLGEALQLPGREKWWKKHIVDPSKLFR
- a CDS encoding type II toxin-antitoxin system RelE/ParE family toxin — protein: MASSSVRWKRSALRELRVLPKDVLRRVLERAERLADDPFPEGVRKLASAEHTYRLRVGGYRIVYSVQSSLLTIEIIRVGHRREVYR
- a CDS encoding 4Fe-4S binding protein; amino-acid sequence: MNTDPKNTALVVGGGLAGMQASLLLAERGHRVVLVDKRPAIGGFFPLLDNQFPTQSCGVCFMACDTPTYCPFVQCELHENVEILPYTSVVSVEGQAGAFRVVAAQKASCVDPDKCTDCGACEEVCPVEVTREFGDGLEKRKAIFKYYPKAVAKAYVVDPDSCTRCGKCVEACDPGAIDLDARPVDHEIEAASVVLAPGADVFPTSRKEEYGFGRYPDVLSAVRFERMLSTGSPSSGRPVRPSSGAAPKSLAFVQCVGSRDAELGQGHCSSVCCMFALKQAFFAKERCPDLDVTVYYMDLRTFGKDYEAYLRRAEAMGIRFVRAIPSVIRQVPGTRELLLQIADEAGRAAEAKHDLVVLSSGFCETDETRRLAVAFGVDLAEGGFSGGPEFAPCETNVPGVYSCGAFRDPKDIPESTAEGACAAGLAAIDLAPAADAGEPDMPTPADFRAEAPKVGVFLCICEGFNEQKADFGALAQAAKALPGVAFVHTASHACSKAGMDEIRRVFGEREPNRVVLAACSYRIVEKLYTHMFRHMGVHPGVLTVANLREACLENPLGKGSGEAGARALLAQAVKEAWYGGFAPVVRETVERTALVVGGGASGLGAALRLAELGHPVHLVEKEATLGGNLRTARFTVKGGAPGELLQALEARARAHPNVRVYTGARVGSAQGRLGAFRTQVETKEGPVEVLHGAVALATGASEVKPHSYGYGESPRVLTQKELEQKLAEGALPGGKVVMIQCVESREEGEGLRPYCSRVCCTHAVKNALKLVEGNPEAEVMVLYRDLRTYGAFEHRYREARDKGVAFVPFDLARRPAVEVRGDAVVVRYTDPGLGREVTETPDWVVLSAGMAPDAEGNRRLGALYGVETDAHGFFVEKNPKAAITDFARKGVYMAGLCHAPKHIEESLVQAGAAAARCSALLARGARRSLEKASYVVEKICSRCGVCVDVCPYGARSLDLADKQVAVVDPLLCEACGACTMACPNKAAQQYGSAPKQVLMGLDELLG